CCGATGATATGTATCAGCACCATGTTCAGCATCATCGACTTCGCCGTACTTCGTCCCACGCCGACGGATCCACCACTGGCGTTGTAGCCGTAATAACATCCGACGAAAATGATCGCCGTTCCCATGGCCATCACCTTGCACAGGGAGAAGAACAGGTCCTGCGGATTCTGGTAGAGCCAGAAAATGAAATTGTAGCCACCGGGGGAAACCCCGCCGAGCATCTTCACCGTCGTGAGGAACTCCCCGATGTACATGATTCCGAGGCCCACCACGTAGAGGAACGGCATCGCGATCCAGGCCGCGACGATGCGACTGCCGACCAGGTAGCTCCTCGACTTGACGCCCATCACCTCCATCGCGTCGATCTCGTCGGAGATGCGCATCGAGCCGATCTCGGCGACCAGACCGCAGCCGACTTTCGCCGCGAAGATGTAGCCCCACATGTACGGTGCCATCTCGCGGATCGCGCACCAGGCGTTGAAGATCCCGGAATAGAGAGGGACGCCGATCTGCTTGAGCGTGTAGTTGCCTTCGAGGCCGCACTCGTACCCGATCACGAATTGCATGAGCCAGATGACGAGCCCGCTGGACAGCACGAGCACGCCGCACTGGTGGAAAACTTCGGTGGCATAGTGCCGAAGATCGGGCAACGCACGGATCGTCCGGCCGGAAAACCTTGCGATGTCGCCGCCGGTTTCGACCGCGGACTTGACCGAAGTCGCCATGCCTTTGAACGAAATCTCGATGTCCGCGGGCTTCGGCGCACCGGGCAGCTTCTTTTCGCCGACTCCGCCGTTCTGCGCAGCTCGGGTCACGGTGTCTTCTCCCCGCCTCGTCACTTGTAGATCTGCATCTCGGGGTTGAGACCGAGCATGATCGCGGTGAAGACCGCGTTGAAAATCCAGATCGCGGCGAACGCGATCACCACGGCCTGGTTGACGGCCCGGCCCACTCCGATCGGCCCGCCGCCGGTCTGCAAGCCCTTGTAGCAGCAGACGACGCCGATGATCAGCCCGAAGATCGACGTCTTGAGCACGCTCGCCCAGATGTCGGTCGTTGTCGCGTTGTCGAAGAAGCTGCCGAAGAACGCGCTGCTGTTCGCCTTGAGGATCGGCACGGCGGCGATGTATCCGCCCACCACACCGAAAGCCAGTGCCAGCAGGTCCATCAGCCCGGTGATCAACGTCATCGCGATCACCCGCGGCACGATGAGCGTCCGGATCGGATCGACGCCCAGGACCTCCATCGCGTCGATCTCTTCCCGGATCCGGCGGGCTCCGAGGTCCGCGGTGATCGCCGTGCCCATCACGCCGGCCACGACCATCGCGTTGATCCAGGGCGCGAACTCGCGGACGCTCGCCATGATGAAGAACGAGCCAAGCCGTTCGGGGATCCCGAAGAGGGAAAAGATGTTCCCGCCCTGCAGCCCGGGAGCCCCGAGGCCGAAGGCCGTGGTCGAGATGATCATCGGGAGCCAGCACAGCTTGAGCGTCTGGAACATCTGCTCGCGAACTTCGCCCCAGTAGCCAAAAGGGTGCCGGATGGCGGAGTACAGCACGTCGCCCATCAGCCGCACCATTTCGCCGGCCTGCTCCAGCGGACGCGCGACCGCGGAGCCCAGGCCGGACCGCCGGATCGCCTTGCGCCGCTCCCGGCCTTTCGGCCTCGGCGGTGCCGCTGCGTGCGTCGTCATCGGGTGCACTCCTTGGTGGTCTTCGAGTCAGTTCTGGGTGGCGGGGCTCATCTGAGGAACGAGGCTCACGCGATTCCGCCACGCCGCGATCGCCGTACGTCGTGCGAGAGGCACGGAAACCGTTGCTATCACTGCTAATTCCGGGCCTTCCGCGGGCCGCTCATGCGTCCGCGGAGGAAACCGACCGCGGTGCCGACCACCACCGCCGTAGCCGCAGTCAGGCCGATTTGGAGAGGATCGCGGCCGGCCGGTACGAGCAGGGACACCGGAAGGGCAAGCAGGTAACTGCACAGCGCGGCGACCGCACCGTGCGTCGCGGGCGAGCTGGCCGTGCCAATTCGCTTCGAGGCAACAAAAAACGCCGCCACCGCGACGAGCGGAAGCCACGCGTAACCCAGGAGCGGCACCCAAGCCATAGCCAGCGGCTGGGCGAGCCCGCCGATGAGGAGAACGCTGAACCCGGCCGAAGCACCCCGGACCGCGACGGGCGCGTCGATTCGGTCCGCCCAGGACAGCCGGGCCGGACCGGCGGCGTTGTCGCCAGGACGCGTCATGGGGATCCCACCTTTCACTGGTTGCCCCGATCAGCACGAGGTGCCGTCCGACGCGTTAGGTCGCGAAGGGGATTCGAGTTGCGAACCCGCGGAAGGCGATCCGGTCGCGGGGTGGTGACCGTGGACGCGGAGCATCCGACAGCGATGTGCAGTGAGCGTCCACGACGGGCGGAGGGCGACCGGGTTCCGATGGCTGAGCCCAGCATCAGAAGCTCGCCGGCGCTACGCCGGGCACGGGTTCCCGGCGTCGCCGGCTTCCGGGGTTCGACAATGAACACTGCGGAAGTATGTCCGGCCGACACTGGGCCATATGGGCCAATGCTGGCACCTGAGGGCCAACGTCGGACGGCCGCTGGGCGGCAGCCGCGGCAGCCGCGGCAGCCGCTTTGGACGGCTATTCCGCCTGGTACTCCAGTCGCGGTTCGCGTTGGTCCTGGTTCCTGGGTGGCTGCCACTGGCGGTGGCGGCGCTGGTCGCGGTGTTGACCACGTCTGCGCCACCTCGGGCAGCGGGCCGGGGTGCGACCTCGAGAACGAAGCGGCTGAGCAGACCGGCCCTCGCCGGCACCGGGCATCGCCGACGGCACCGCCTGGCAGGCCACCGCACGGCCGGGAACCGGACCGGCCACCGTCTACGCGGTCCCGCGACGGACACCTCTACCGCCCGCACGCGGCACCGTGACCCCGAGTCACCAGCCCGCTGCCACACCCCGCACCACAAAACCGTCCCCACTCAGCGGTGGCCTGCCTCTGTCGACCGCAGAAGCAGGCCAACGCCGAAATGCGACCGCTTGCCGGGTTTCCTTTTTGCCCGGCTGATTCCTGAGCCCGTCTGGTAACGATTCCCGGGTTCCGGCGATAGCGGGGTGAACGGATACCCGGTGGAGGTCTGCGGTGGGATGGATTCGTGGTGCGGCGAGCGCGGGAACGGTCTGTGTCTTGCTCACGTGCGTGCTGGCCGGGACACCGGCCGCCGCGTCAGGCAGCCCGGCGGCGGCGAGCGCGCCGAGGGCGAGCACCGCTAGCGCGCCGGCGCATCCGGGCGCTGACTACATGGGGTCCACGATCGGCGCGGATCCGGGCACCACGCAGAGAACCGCGCCGCGGGCAGCCACGGCCTCGGGCGTGACCACGCCGGGCATGGACGTCTCCCATTATCAGGGCGCAGTGGACTGGGGCGCGGCGGCCGGCAACGGCGCGAAGTTCGCGTATATGAAGGCCACCGAAAGCACGACCTACGTGGACCCGCAGTTCACCGCCAACTACGCCGGCTCCGCGAACGCCGGAATCCTGCGCGGTGCCTACCACTTCGGGCTGCCCGACACCTCCTCCGGCGCCGCGCAGGCACAGTTCTTCCTCAGCCACGGCGGCGGCTGGGTCGCCGACGGCAAAACCCTGCCGCCCGTGCTGGACATCGAGTACAACCCCTACAGCACCGCGGACTGGGCGGGCTGGTGCTACAACATGACCCCGGCCCAAATCTCGTCGTGGATCTCCGACTTCACCACCACGATCCACGATCGCACCAACCGGTGGCCGGTCGTCTACACCACCAACGGCTGGTGGAACCACTGCACCGGCAACAACCCCAACTTCGCCAACGATCCACTGTGGATCGCCGGCACCGTCACGATGCCGGCCAGCTGGACCGACTACACCTTCGACCAGACCTCGAACTCCGGCACGTTCCCGGGCGACCAGGACGTCTTCAACGGCAGCGGCACCGACCTGCAGACCTTGGCCACCGGCACCGAGCCGGACAAGATCGCCGAGCACTACAACGCACTCGGCGGCCCGGCGTCCTACCTCGGCAGCCCGACCGGCGACCGGTACCCGGCCGCGAGCGGATGGGCCCAGGACTACCAGTACGGCATCATCGGCTACTACCCGCCGAGCGGCGCCTACGCGGTGCACGGCGCGATCTGGCAGCACTACCAGCAGCTCGGCGGCCCCAGCGGCGTCCTCGGCCTGCCGATCACCGACGAGACCGGAACGCCCGACGGCGTCGGGCGGTACAACCACTTCTCCAACGGTGCGTCGATCTACTCCACCGCGTCGACCGGGGCGCAATCCATCCGCGGCGCCATCCGGCAGAAGTGGGCCGCGCTGGGCTGGGAACGCGGCTTGGGCTACCCCACCACCGACGAATCCGGCACCCCCGACGGCATCGGCCGCTACAACCACTTCAACGGAGCCCAAGGCGCCTCCATCTACTGGACCCCCGCCACCGGCGCCCAATCCATCCACGGCGCGATCCGCACGAAATGGGCGTCACTGGGCTGGGAACGCGGCCTGGGCTACCCCACCACCGACGAATCCGGCACCCCCGACGGCATCGGCCGCTACAACCACTTCAACGGAGCCCAAGGCGCCTCCATCTACTGGACCCCCGCCACCGGCGCCCAATCCATCCACGGCGCGATCCGCACGAAATGGGCGTCGCTCGGCTGGGAGCGAAGCGGCCTGGCCTACCCGACAAGCGATGAGTTCGCCGTCACCGGCGGCCGCCGCAACACCTTCCAGCACGGGACCATCACCTGGTTCAGCGCCGACTCCACCACCCAGGTCGCCTACAGCTGAACCGCCACGGCGGCGGACAACAGCGATCACTCCCCAGGCAGTCCGCCGAAGGGCAAGCCGGAACGTGGTCGGCACTAGGTACAGTGGCGCGCGTTGTCCCGTACCAGGAGGGTTTCGCATGGCTGCTGTCCAAACGGACGCGGCGTCGGCGGCACCGCGGCCGAGTCGGGGAGCACGCCGGCTCCCGGTCATGCTGGTGTCGGTTGTGCTGGTCGGCGCGTTCCTGGCCGGCGCGTGGGCGGCCTGGTTCTTCACCGTCGACGACGCGTTCATCAGCTTCCGGTACTCGGCGAACTTGGCCGCGGGGCACGGCCCGGTCTGGAACCTGCACAGTCCGCCGGTGGAAGGGTTCACGAACTTCGCGTGGGTCGTGTGGGGCGCGCTCGGCTCGGTACTCGGGATCGCGCTGCCGCTGTTCACTAAGGTGACGTCGCTCGTGCTGGGCTTGGCGACGCTGGCGATGCTCATCCGCGAGGGGCACCGGCGGGGCGGGATGCCGGGCCTGCTGGTCGCGGCCGGTGCGTACGTGGTGTTCCTGCCGACTTACTTCCACCTCACCAGCGGCCTCGAAACCGCGGCGTTCGCGGCGGTGCTGCTCCGGGTTGTCGTGCTCGGCCTGCGGACAGTCGAGGGGACGCGGGTAAGGGCGTGGGAGCCGCCGGCGCTGCTGGTCCTGCTGGGCATGATCCGGCCGGAAGGCGCGCTTGCCGCGCTGCCGGTCGTGCTGTGGTGGCTGGTGCGGCAGCACGGGAAGGCCCAGTGGGCCTGGACCGGTGCCGCGGCCGTCCTCGGCACCGGATACTTCGTCTGGCGCTGGCAGTTCTACGGCCAGTTGCTGCCGAACACGTTCTACGTCAAATTCGGGAATCTGGCGCACGGCCTGATCTGGACCAAACACACCACTCTGCTGCTGCTTCCGTTGCTGCTGCTGACGCTGTCGCTGCTGCTGCGGCGAACCACGCGCGCGGCGGGCGCGCTGCTCGTCCTGACCGTCGCGGTCACTTATGTGACCTACGCGGTGTCCGGGCCGACGATGGACTATGTCGACCGGTTCGCCGATCACGCGGTGCCGGTGTTGTGCCTGGCCAGCGGAATCGCCGTCGGCACGCTCGGCAGTCGCGTCCTCGGCTCGATTCTCGGCGCGGTCGCTGTCGGCTGGTCCGCGTGGGCCGGTGCGACCGCACCGGACCTGCCGGCGATCGTGAACTACGGCCCGGATCTGCAACGTGCGCACGTCGCGATCGGCCAAGGGCTCGCCCAGTCGGATGTCCCGCCCGCCGCCCGCACGCTCGCGGTCACCGACGCCGGCGCGATCCCGTACTTCAGCGGCTGGGAAGCGATCGACTACCTCGGGCTCAACGACCGCGCCATCGCGCACGGCGCGAATCCCACCGACGTCGTCGTCCAGGCGCGTCCGACCGTCATCGTGGTGACCGCAGGCGAACCGACGCCGACCGCGGGCCGCTATGGATTCGACCTGGCACGCGGGACCGCGGGCTACGTCAAAGTCGATGCCGTGCTGATGCGCGAAGGCTACTGGCAGGTCGTGTACGCACTGCCCCAGTACGCGAACACCGTCAGCACCCACGTCCGCGCCGCCGTAGAACAAGCCGCGAGCGCCAACGACCCCGGCCAGCCGCAGGACACCATCAGCCGCTGGCTCGATCGGCTCCGCCGCCAACTCCCCCTCTGACCGCGGCCCGCGACGACCTCGGGCTCGGCCAAGCCCGAGACTTCCGGCAGGCCACCCGCGGGACCGTCATCGTCGGCGTCGCGGCGCTCCCCGATGCTCATGACGAGCGCCGTCACCGCACCCGCGGCCGGGCCTCGGGATCAGGATGACGTGGTCGTGACGAGTCCGTGGAGCAGGGCGTCGACGATGCGGGCGGGCAGGTCCGGTTCGAGCGGCTCGCGGGTGAGCACGATTCTGAAGTGCAGTGGCGCGACGAGCAGCTCGAGCACGAAGCGGGGGTCGGCGGTGTCCGGCAGCTCTCCCCGCTGGATCGCCCGCGCGGCGATCTGGCCGGAGTGGGCGTAGCGGGCGTTCCAGTACTGGTCGCGCAGTCGCCGGGTGGCCGGGTCATCGCCGGCCGAGGCCAGCGTTCGATCGAGGGCGTTGCCAGCGGGCGAGGTCAGGTATTTGGCGAGCGCGGTGGCGTAGGCGATCAGATCGCCCCGCAACGTCCCGCTGTCGGGCACCGGAAGCTGTTCGGCGGCATCGGTGAGGAGAGCGTCGATGATGAGGTTCTCGCGGGTGCCCCACCGTCGGAAGATCGACGTCTCATTCACCTGCGCCCGCCGGGCCACCTCGGACACCGTCAGGCCGGTCAGCCCCTGGTCTTGCAGGAGCTGGTTGGTGGCTTCGAGGACAGCGGCGCGCACGCGCGCCGCCCGTCCGCCAGGCCGACGCCGGACGTCCGCATCACTCACGGGACAGCACTCTAATACAAGTCTTCTTGCTTTAGTGCGGGCGAGTCGCCATACTCCTGAAGCAAGCAGACTGGCTTTAAGGGCGACCGACGGATGCTGGCGACCCGGACGACGTGGTCGCCGCGGCGGCCCCCGGACTCGGCCCGCCCGCCCCTCCGACAGGAGTACTGAGATGCGCATCGAACGGGACATCGAGGTCCCCACCCGCACCGGCTCGCCGATCCTGGCCGACGTGTTCCTGCCCGACGACGACGGCGTGTTTCCCGTGCTGGCGTCGATCAGCCCGTACGGCAAGGACGTGCACTGGCCGGACCGCTACCCGCTCTACGAACTCGTGCCGCACAACGAGCACATGGTGTGGGAGACCCCGGATCCCGAGTGGTGGACGGCCCGCGGCTACGCGGTGCTGCGCGCCGACACCCGGGGCACCGGCAAGTCGCCGGGCCGGATGGACCTGATGAGCTCGAGTGATTCCGAGGACTTCTACGACGTCGTCGAATGGGCAGCCGGACAGTCGTGGTCCAACGGCAAGGTGGCCTCCAGCGGCATCTCGTGGCTCGCGATCATGGGCTGGCGGGTGGCGGAGCTCCAGCCACCGCACCTCGCCGCGATCGTGGCCTGGGAAGGCGCGACCGACTTCTACCGCGACTTCATCTACCAAGGCGGCCTGTACGCCCACGGCTTCGTCGAGTTCTGGTGGAACCGTCAGATCACCCCCCAGCGCAACAACGACGACGGCGACGACTGGCGCGAGGTGCTTCCGCAGCATCCGGTGCTCGACGACTACCACCGAGCGCACATCGTCGATCTCGACCGCGTCAGGGTGCCCGTGCTGTCGGCCGGAAACTGGGGTGCCCTGCATGTGCACCTGCGCGGCAACATCGAAGGCTGGGCCCGCGCGGCGTCACGGGACAAGTGGCTCGTGGTGCACAC
This sequence is a window from Amycolatopsis benzoatilytica AK 16/65. Protein-coding genes within it:
- a CDS encoding ABC transporter permease, producing the protein MTRAAQNGGVGEKKLPGAPKPADIEISFKGMATSVKSAVETGGDIARFSGRTIRALPDLRHYATEVFHQCGVLVLSSGLVIWLMQFVIGYECGLEGNYTLKQIGVPLYSGIFNAWCAIREMAPYMWGYIFAAKVGCGLVAEIGSMRISDEIDAMEVMGVKSRSYLVGSRIVAAWIAMPFLYVVGLGIMYIGEFLTTVKMLGGVSPGGYNFIFWLYQNPQDLFFSLCKVMAMGTAIIFVGCYYGYNASGGSVGVGRSTAKSMMLNMVLIHIIGVLGTQLFWGLAPNAPIAN
- a CDS encoding MlaE family ABC transporter permease translates to MTTHAAAPPRPKGRERRKAIRRSGLGSAVARPLEQAGEMVRLMGDVLYSAIRHPFGYWGEVREQMFQTLKLCWLPMIISTTAFGLGAPGLQGGNIFSLFGIPERLGSFFIMASVREFAPWINAMVVAGVMGTAITADLGARRIREEIDAMEVLGVDPIRTLIVPRVIAMTLITGLMDLLALAFGVVGGYIAAVPILKANSSAFFGSFFDNATTTDIWASVLKTSIFGLIIGVVCCYKGLQTGGGPIGVGRAVNQAVVIAFAAIWIFNAVFTAIMLGLNPEMQIYK
- a CDS encoding GH25 family lysozyme, which gives rise to MGSTIGADPGTTQRTAPRAATASGVTTPGMDVSHYQGAVDWGAAAGNGAKFAYMKATESTTYVDPQFTANYAGSANAGILRGAYHFGLPDTSSGAAQAQFFLSHGGGWVADGKTLPPVLDIEYNPYSTADWAGWCYNMTPAQISSWISDFTTTIHDRTNRWPVVYTTNGWWNHCTGNNPNFANDPLWIAGTVTMPASWTDYTFDQTSNSGTFPGDQDVFNGSGTDLQTLATGTEPDKIAEHYNALGGPASYLGSPTGDRYPAASGWAQDYQYGIIGYYPPSGAYAVHGAIWQHYQQLGGPSGVLGLPITDETGTPDGVGRYNHFSNGASIYSTASTGAQSIRGAIRQKWAALGWERGLGYPTTDESGTPDGIGRYNHFNGAQGASIYWTPATGAQSIHGAIRTKWASLGWERGLGYPTTDESGTPDGIGRYNHFNGAQGASIYWTPATGAQSIHGAIRTKWASLGWERSGLAYPTSDEFAVTGGRRNTFQHGTITWFSADSTTQVAYS
- a CDS encoding TetR/AcrR family transcriptional regulator codes for the protein MSDADVRRRPGGRAARVRAAVLEATNQLLQDQGLTGLTVSEVARRAQVNETSIFRRWGTRENLIIDALLTDAAEQLPVPDSGTLRGDLIAYATALAKYLTSPAGNALDRTLASAGDDPATRRLRDQYWNARYAHSGQIAARAIQRGELPDTADPRFVLELLVAPLHFRIVLTREPLEPDLPARIVDALLHGLVTTTSS
- a CDS encoding CocE/NonD family hydrolase; protein product: MRIERDIEVPTRTGSPILADVFLPDDDGVFPVLASISPYGKDVHWPDRYPLYELVPHNEHMVWETPDPEWWTARGYAVLRADTRGTGKSPGRMDLMSSSDSEDFYDVVEWAAGQSWSNGKVASSGISWLAIMGWRVAELQPPHLAAIVAWEGATDFYRDFIYQGGLYAHGFVEFWWNRQITPQRNNDDGDDWREVLPQHPVLDDYHRAHIVDLDRVRVPVLSAGNWGALHVHLRGNIEGWARAASRDKWLVVHTGTHIDPYYAEWALDLQLRFLDRFLKDQPDRMDGVAPVRLAIRHGREIEWRDAADFPLPQTKWRELHLGDRVLDWDPPEDATTVAYPASFDTAPASEPLELTGPVALRLWLSADQDDLDVFARVQHIGTDGEPIPGVGPQGDAVPMAMGWLKASHRETDPERSLPHRPWHPHAREIALVPGEPTLLEVEIWPTSITLAPGERLRLELVVGDSDLGFLTHDHPDLRRPATTAAIHVGGDHASHLLVPVIPR